In Vespa velutina chromosome 1, iVesVel2.1, whole genome shotgun sequence, the genomic stretch aattatcaaatccGATATGAATTACATAGATGTATctgaaaagacagaaaaatcCTTTATAAGTTACGTACGAGATCGTTCGAAAAAAGCACCATCTTCGAAGAGCTCTTATTTCGTACCTACTCGAGAGATCCTTTGGGTTTCACCCTCGTCTAAAAGAAGGATCAACCGTTGACATTGACGAGTATCCTTCGAATTGGCTGACAAAATGTCCAATATCATTTTCCCTTTAATatgtcaaaatataaaaaacgttttttcgtgaaaatgagactacttttattttttattttttcttttctattttctttacttcaaACTTTTCAAGTAAACATaagagtatttttttctttccagaCGTCGTTCGTTatccttttaaaataaactCGAAGATCCATGAGATTAAAGGAATTCGTTATAGTTCGTTTCGTGcgtttgaataataattagcgTAACTTCATTGATAAATAAGAACCAAGGAATGAAAAGCCGACTCATACGTTCGATAGAATCTGTAAAAATAGACGGTCTCTATATTCAATGAAATAGAGACTTGATTTTCGGTTATATATCACGGAAGCTCGCGATGAATCGATCGAAAGTCAGCCAATGGACGAGATATATTTACTCGAGAGTATATCCATGATGACACGATATGCATCACTTATCGTCTAGATACGATAGAAATGTTCTGATGATcatctttgaattttttaatacgaattgaaaaattcgaaatttgttttatttctatttctatttactgtgatttaatgtatttatattgttatatttgtcattaatatataaaatgttaataattattaattaatttgtcaattatttaattattgttattaatttataatttttaattaatttataattacattcgAAGTtcacgttaaaaaataaaactgtaAGATTTAGGAAGTAGCAGGGAAcacaaacagaaagagaaacaagttGATGGGATAGAGATTGtagagatttttattattaaaatgctGACCGTAGTAACGAATCCGTCTAAAAGGAACAACGTTGCAATGGCCAAATGCCAACGAACGAATATTCCATTATGGAGACAGCCAATGTCTGAATCTCTCCGTTTCAATGTCGCCCTCTTTTGCCCTTGGGCATATGCAAAACCCTTCATAAAGAAATTCTCTCGTTTGCTGGCTAAAAtagaggatagaaaaagagaaagaaaagatttgtgtaagagaaaaagaattacaccggaaaaaaaatttacgaatattaatcatatcgaaatatcatatgaatcattttcataaatgattcacacacacacacacacgcacacgcacactaataaatattaaaaatattaaaaatattaaaattattatttaattatttattcaagaaGTAGAACTGGATAAGACACAAGGATGAGTATTTTAACTCGAAATTTCTAATCGTGGCTTAAGAAGATTAGATTTTTCTCGGAGAGAACCTTCCTAAAATACgacaaatgaaaagaaagaaagaaagaaaaaagtaaagaagtaGTAGTCGGAATCGCAATATCCGCGAGTCACGCGTAACGTTGCTTTCggcgaacgaagaaagaaatagaccAACGGTAAAACCAGCAAGGTAGATTTGCTTGTTGGTAGAGCTTCGGTTTAATTTAGTTTAGCTTGGTCAATAGTTTGTCTGTTATTGCACTTGAACGACCATGGCTGCCGGCATTGctattgttgctgttgttgctgctgctgctgctgctgctgctactgctgctgctgctgctactactactactgctgcctCCGAGCGTCGAAGGACTACCCTCTTCATTTGCATACCGGGTGTACCCGCGTAAATACGACTTGGAAAAGTCTGCAGCCGGCACATCAAAGGGACGCGACTCGAATTAAACCCACGCTGGCATTGTTCGCAAACAGCCTGCCCAAGAGATATCGAAGCTTTGCCATCGACAGGATCGATCGATACCATTCGACCAGGTTTCTAACTGTATTAAACTTTAGTTCACACATTTTTGATCTTTCTATAACTTTttgataaatcaataaatcgtaaagagatttatttttcaaagttcaattaaaattaaaataaaattctattcctttttattttcttcgatataatcAAAGCAACAAGtagttaatattaacaaacaCAACACATGTGCTTATCCTAAACTACTCTACATTTAATATTCGTAAACTTTCGACGTAAAGTTatccaaaaattattttttgattgacaaaacaaagaaaaagatctacaaaaagaaattcaccTAATGAATTttgactttttcttattctccgAATGGAGAATcacaattacaaataattttatcactctaataatatacatatctttaacATCAGGTGTCACACACTTTGCAATTCACTGTGTACGGTTTAGAAAGTATCACATCGAAAATAGTTAACTCTGTGCATagctatacatatgtatatatataaatatgtatatatatatatatatgtatatatgtatatatatatatatatatgtatatatatatattgttttcgtatatatacgtcacttatacttatatttaacATAGTTACAAGTAGCGAGCAAATGTTAATACGATAAAtccttcgatattattatcctcGCATAAAATTGAAGGAACAATCGGAGGAATATGATTTGACATTAGTTCTCATTGCAAAAACTTACGTAATTGCAAATAATATGACCTGAATAATTGGAACGAATATCActgcattaataaaaataatgtgtcTGAATAGTTAATATGTTGAATATCCAAAGTTAagaattatgtaatattttgttGAAAGCATTATAAGATGTTTCAAGATCAAAAATAAGTTGTCTCACTTGTGTATCTGACAGTTCATCTGAAGCAGACATATTATTCAATGTTTGTAACCATTCTGcaaccttttcttttccattaaaatCGCTGGGTAATATACTAAGACGATTCATTGTATCCATTAAATCTCTCAAATCTGGATGTAATTGATCCATAGCTTTGATTTCTAATCGAAGTTTGTCCATCAAGGTAATGAATAATGAAACAATATCTGCGATACACTTAGAAGTATTTCCTTTGTCATCTTTGATCGTAATTGGTCTATCTTCTTTAATCCTTTCCAGAGCTGCTGGACAATCCAAACGAAAAGCTCTTGCAAATGTATCTATTGTAGGAAACTGGTCGCTTTGAACCTAAtacatgatatttatataagataaaatgaattataaataatattggtctataaatatcatatcagAACATATACCTGCTTAAATGCTGCTCTGTATTGAACTAACAATTTACTGCATGCTGCTGTATACTCCTTTGGTGTGACACAATCTCTGATATAAGCCTTTTCTAAATGTTGCAAAGTATTGACCACCGCATAAAGATCAGCTTGATTGTcatgcttttctctttccctggCATTTTTGTATAGCTTCACTTCTTCATATAATTCTGGACGATCTTGAGCAACCGACATTATTGTGTATGGAATAATAGAAGAGTGAAACtacaatgaaaagaaacaatatttgAGGTTAGGTAGgcaaatagatataaaagataattaatatatattaagctttataaataataaaattataattcaattttagtatttatatgaaatgataaaaaatttattatctataatttccTTATCAATTATCACATCGACTTATGACACATCAATCTCTTAATATTGACTGCGTATAAAATCCatgttattcgataaaaaaaaattatagttatACACTACATACCTAAATAAACTTTTGTCGCACAAGATAGCCTCAAATTTCagtaatagtattaaaatgaacaataatttctaattgatttaattgatACGATAGACAAAAGAACTTCGAATCCGCGTGGACACTAATGCCATCTACTGGACAagctataaaaaaagatggatTCCATACCATCTCAGtacattttaattgatttcaaattatttttacagcaATCTtccattcattattattcgataataagaaaatatgggattaaaataaaatatatataaatttacttttgtaacaaatgtaaatttatctAAAGATACATAACAGAATAATCTAATGATGAAGAAATGGGTATAATTACAGCATGTAAAAAATCATATGataaacaaattgttaatatctgttatatacatcatattacaataaaagaattacaatctaacttcgtaattttttttaaaacttaaacATTTCTTCCATcacatcaaattttttattgtttgatCTTTCTTTGCAAGAAGGAAGTATTTTTTCCACTCCTAAACACGAAcaatgaaattctttaataagcactttctctcttcttctctcaggTACCTTAATTTTATTAAGGATAGTTTTTCTTTGCTCATTCGaaactattttaatatatgttatgtTTAATACCGATTTGGATTCATCCATTATATCCCACGGTGGATAGATATTTACAATGCTTTCTGATTTCATTTCAATCTTACCTACCATATCAGgtataataatcatagtaatcattttatatgatGTTTTTTCACTTGATGATTCAGATAAATTAGATTTTCTatgattttcattgttatttaataGATTATAAGAATCGTCCAAGACAATTCCTTCTAAAAATTGTCTGTACAAATGCACTGTAcatttatctacatatacgACCACATGTGGCATAGACGTACCATCTATATCTACTTGCTTCATTTGATGCTGCCACATACGAACAAATGATGTTTGTCTATTTATCAATGACTGCAATTTTGCTGTTAAACTGTTCCTAGAACagaaatagaattattatgttaatatataagaGTTATCATACAAGGagatttttaaatcattaaaaatatttactttttgatTCTGCGCTTTTTCTTACAAGAGTCTAATATTTGTAAAGACATAGCAGGCCAGCTATTCGTTCTTACTGGAGATGTAGCAgtacttataataaaatttgtttgacTTAGTCTACTATCTATGCTTTCATTAGAAAAGGTTGTTACTTGTGATATTTTGTCCAATGGATGACCATTTTGAAATATAGATGACGCAGATTTCATGGATTCTGCTTTAGATAACAATATTTCA encodes the following:
- the LOC124949687 gene encoding vacuolar protein sorting-associated protein 28 homolog isoform X1 codes for the protein MSVAQDRPELYEEVKLYKNAREREKHDNQADLYAVVNTLQHLEKAYIRDCVTPKEYTAACSKLLVQYRAAFKQVQSDQFPTIDTFARAFRLDCPAALERIKEDRPITIKDDKGNTSKCIADIVSLFITLMDKLRLEIKAMDQLHPDLRDLMDTMNRLSILPSDFNGKEKVAEWLQTLNNMSASDELSDTQVRQLIFDLETSYNAFNKILHNS